A region from the Vicia villosa cultivar HV-30 ecotype Madison, WI linkage group LG3, Vvil1.0, whole genome shotgun sequence genome encodes:
- the LOC131593475 gene encoding receptor-like protein kinase BRI1-like 3, which translates to MSCRFSCVFVLLHVFVSFFTLTLTSSTTLTTSKTTTFDSTTLLNNFKHSNIISDPKNFLSNWSLSSSPCSWQGITCSISGEITTVNLTGASLSGNIFNLFTFTSIPSLQHLLLHGNFFTSFNLSLSNSQPCSLVTLDISSTNFSGIFPFDDVVVSCYNLSYLNLSMNLITGSNYSLLGFDNNGGFSSSLIQLDMSRNMFSDVGFVMHVVTKFESLVFVNFSNNRIYGELTEFSDDSLVPSVSLVSLDLSHNLLFGKLPYRIVGDSVERLDLSSNNFSLGFSEFEFGDCKKLVWLSLSHNVISDFEFPQSLRNCQKMESLDLSRNRFKMKMKIPGFVIGALRNLKRLYLGNNLFYGEIPNELGSVCGSLEILDLSVNKLSGGFPSVFGNCLSLKILNLTKNYLYGDFLDTVVSKLSNLRYLSVSFNNITGNVPLSIVENCTELQVLDLSANGFSGNVHSIFCPSKLEKLLIADNYLSGNVPAKLGECKSLKTIDFSFNNLSGSIPLEVWFLPNLSDLIMWANSLTGEIPDGICVNGGNLETLILNNNFISGSIPKSIVNCTNMIWVSLANNRITGEIPVGIGNLNELAILQLGNNLLVGNIPPDIGMCKRLIWLDLTSNNLTGPIPSELTNQAGLVVPGRVSGKQFVFVRNEGGTNCRGAGGLVEFEGIRVERLENFPMVHSCTLTRIYSGYTVYTFTNHGSMIYLDLSYNFLSGTIPGSFGAMSYLQVLNLGHNRLDGKIPDTFGLLKAIGVLDLSHNSLHGFIPGSLQSLSFLSDFDVSNNNLSGSIPSGGQLTTFPASRYANNSGLCGVPLPQCSASNHSVGYNSGKKKKTQSIAVLGGISVLFFLLFIVVVLLALYRVRKVRKKDELREKYMESLPTSGTNSWKLSGFREPLSINVATFEKPLRKLTFAHLLEATNGFSSESLIGSGGFGEVYKAKMKDGSVVAIKKLIHVTGQGDREFMAEMETIGKIKHRNLVPLLGYCKVGDERLLVYEYMKYGSLETVLHERTKNSKLTWETRKNIALGSARGLAFLHHSCIPHIIHRDMKSSNILLDENFEARVSDFGMARLVNALDTHLTVSTLAGTPGYVPPEYYQSFRCTAKGDVYSYGVILLELLSGKRPIDSSEFGDDNNLVGWSKKLYRERRVSEILDPDLVSQTSSEGELLQYLRIAFECLEERPYRRPTMIQVMAMFKELQAVDTDDDSVVEGFSMKDNVIDEA; encoded by the coding sequence ATGTCATGTAGATTTTCATGTGTTTTTGTTCTTCTTCATGTCTTTGTTTCATTCTTCACACTAACCTTAACTTCATCAACAACCTTAACAACATCAAAAACAACAACCTTTGATTCAACAACGTtgttaaacaatttcaaacactcCAACATCATTTCTGACCCAAAAAACTTCCTTTCAAATTGGTCACTTTCATCCTCACCTTGTTCCTGGCAAGGTATCACTTGCTCCATCTCCGGCGAAATCACCACCGTGAACCTCACCGGAGCTTCACTTTCCGGCAACATCTTCAACCTTTTTACTTTCACTTCAATACCTTCTTTACAACACCTTCTCTTACATGGAAACTTTTTCACTTCTTTCAACTTGTCTCTCTCAAATTCACAGCCTTGTTCTCTTGTGACTCTTGATATTTCCTCAACCAATTTCTCAGGAATTTTCccttttgatgatgttgttgtttcttGTTATAATCTCAGTTACTTGAACTTGTCTATGAATTTGATTACTGGATCAAATTATAGCTTGTTAGGGTTTGATAATAATGgtggtttttcttcttctttgattcAACTTGACATGTCTAGAAACATGTTTTCTGATGTTGGTTTTGTTATGCATGTTGTTACAAAgtttgaaagtttggtttttgTGAATTTCTCTAATAACAGAATCTATGGTGAATTGACTGAATTCAGTGATGATTCTCTTGTTCCTTCTGTGAGTTTGGTGAGTTTGGATTTGTCTCATAATTTGTTGTTTGGGAAGTTGCCTTATAGGATTGTTGGCGATAGTGTCGAAAGATTGGATCTTTCGAGCAATAATTTTTCGTTAGGGTTTTCGGAGTTCGAATTCGGGGATTGTAAGAAGCTTGTTTGGTTGAGTTTATCTCACAATGTGATATCTGATTTTGAGTTTCCTCAGAGTTTGAGGAATTGTCAAAAGATGgaaagtttggatctttctcgaaATCGGtttaagatgaagatgaagattccggGTTTTGTTATAGGCGCGTTGAGGAATTTGAAGAGGCTTTATTTAGGGAATAATCTTTTTTATGGCGAAATACCGAATGAGCTTGGAAGTGTTTGTGGGAGTTTGGAGATTCTTGATCTTTCTGTGAACAAGCTTTCTGGCGGGTTTCCGTCGGTTTTTGGAAATTGTTTATCTTTGAAGATTCTTAACTTGACTAAGAATTATCTCTATGGTGATTTCCTCGATACCGTTGTTAGCAAGCTTTCAAATCTTAGGTATCTGTCGGTGTCGTTCAACAACATAACCGGGAATGTTCCTTTGTCGATTGTTGAAAACTGTACGGAACTTCAAGTTCTTGATCTAAGTGCGAACGGTTTCTCCGGGAATGTTCATTCGATATTCTGTCCTTCGAAATTGGAGAAGTTGCTTATAGCGGATAATTATCTTTCGGGGAACGTTCCTGCGAAACTCGGCGAATGCAAGAGTTTGAAGACTATTGATTTCAGCTTCAATAATTTGAGTGGTTCGATACCTTTGGAAGTTTGGTTTTTGCCTAATCTGTCTGACTTGATCATGTGGGCGAATAGTCTCACCGGCGAGATTCCGGATGGAATTTGCGTCAACGGAGGGAACCTCGAGACGTTGATTCTTAACAACAATTTCATTTCTGGTTCGATTCCTAAGTCTATTGTGAACTGTACTAACATGATTTGGGTTTCGCTAGCTAACAACCGCATTACCGGAGAAATACCTGTTGGTATCGGGAATCTGAACGAACTCGCTATTCTCCAATTAGGTAACAATTTGCTCGTCGGGAATATTCCTCCCGACATTGGAATGTGCAAGAGACTAATATGGTTGGATTTGACTAGCAATAATCTCACCGGGCCTATTCCGTCCGAGCTCACGAACCAAGCTGGTTTGGTTGTTCCGGGGAGAGTTTCCGGTAAACAATTTGTATTTGTGAGAAATGAAGGCGGAACTAATTGCAGAGGCGCCGGCGGACTCGTCGAGTTTGAAGGTATAAGGGTGGAGAGGCTCGAAAATTTTCCTATGGTACATTCTTGTACGTTAACTAGAATATATTCGGGTTATACCGTTTATACTTTTACCAATCATGGAAGCATGATCTACCTCGATCTTTCCTACAATTTCTTGTCGGGGACTATTCCGGGAAGTTTCGGTGCAATGTCATATTTGCAGGTCTTAAATCTCGGACACAATCGGCTCGATGGAAAAATTCCAGACACTTTCGGTCTTTTAAAAGCTATAGGAGTTCTTGATTTATCGCATAATAGCCTTCATGGATTCATACCTGGATCGTTACAGTCTCTATCGTTTCTGAGTGATTTCGATGTGTCGAATAATAACCTCAGCGGTTCGATTCCTTCTGGAGGTCAGCTGACAACTTTCCCGGCGTCTCGATACGCGAACAACTCTGGCCTTTGCGGTGTTCCGTTACCGCAATGCAGTGCTTCAAATCACTCGGTAGGTTATAATtcggggaagaagaagaagacgcaATCGATTGCAGTTTTGGGTGGCATTTCCGTCCTTTTCTTCCTCTTGTTTATCGTTGTCGTTTTATTGGCTTTATACAGAGTTCGAAAGGTGCGGAAGAAGGACGAATTGAGAGAAAAATACATGGAAAGTCTTCCAACTTCCGGTACCAATAGTTGGAAGCTTTCCGGCTTCCGTGAGCCTCTGAGCATCAATGTCGCTACGTTCGAGAAGCCTTTGCGAAAGTTGACGTTCGCGCATCTTCTCGAGGCTACAAACGGTTTCAGCTCCGAAAGCTTGATAGGTTCGGGAGGTTTCGGCGAAGTCTATAAAGCTAAGATGAAAGACGGTAGTGTCGTCGCAATCAAGAAACTCATTCATGTCACAGGTCAGGGAGACAGAGAGTTCATGGCCGAAATGGAAACGATCGGGAAGATTAAACACCGGAACCTCGTTCCGCTTCTCGGTTACTGTAAAGTCGGAGACGAGAGGCTCCTTGTTTACGAGTACATGAAATATGGAAGTCTCGAAACTGTTCTACACGAGAGAACCAAAAATTCGAAGCTTACTTGGGAAACAAGAAAGAACATCGCACTAGGATCGGCGAGAGGTCTCGCATTTCTTCATCATAGTTGCATACCTCATATCATACACAGAGACATGAAATCCAGCAACATTCTTCTCGACGAAAATTTCGAGGCTAGAGTATCGGATTTCGGTATGGCGAGATTGGTTAATGCTCTCGACACACATCTCACAGTCAGCACGCTTGCAGGAACACCAGGCTATGTACCACCGGAATACTACCAGAGTTTCCGATGCACGGCAAAAGGCGATGTTTATAGTTACGGTGTCATATTGCTAGAGCTTCTATCAGGTAAGAGACCGATCGACTCATCCGAGTTCGGCGACGATAACAATCTTGTCGGATGGTCGAAGAAGCTTTATCGAGAGAGAAGAGTCAGTGAAATACTCGATCCTGATTTGGTTTCGCAAACATCTAGCGAAGGCGAACTGCTTCAATATTTGAGAATTGCTTTTGAATGTTTGGAGGAAAGACCGTACCGGCGGCCGACGATGATACAAGTGATGGCAATGTTTAAAGAGCTTCAAGCTGTTGATACAGATGATGATAGTGTTGTTGAGGGTTTCTCTATGAAAGACAATGTGATTGATGAAGCATGA